CGCACTTCGCGGGCGTGTGCTCCGACGAGACGCTGGTCGCGATCTCCGATGCGTGTTTCGAGCGCAAGCCGAGCTGCAACGACGTGCTCGCGGCCAACGGTGCCTGCGCCGCGTGTGCTCTCGGACCCTACGATCGAAGCGGTGGGTCCGCGTCGCAGCTCGGCGCCATCGCCTACGACGAGAGCGGGGAGGTTTCCACCTACGCATGTGCCGCGCTCGTCATCGGGAGGCACGACTGCGCCATTCCCGCCCAGCGCGCCGTCACGTGCGTGACCACGGCGTGCGCGTCTTGCGAGCCCTCGCAGCTCCCCTCGTGCGAGGCCGATGCCCGGGCCGGCTCCTGCGCGCCGGAGATCGCGGCAGCGAGCTCGTGCCTCGATCTCATCGTCGCGCGTCGGGGCGAGTGGCTCGCGCGGTGCACCGGCCCCACGTTTCGTGACGGCTTCCTCGCGGTCGCCCACGAGCTGTGCGGCGCGCCTGCGAGCGACGGTGGGCTCGACGCGCCCGGCGATGCTCCCACCGACTGACGACGCTCGCATCCAACCACGATGGGCGAGCTTTCCGGTCTTCGGAAGGTGGGTCACCGGCGTCCTGCCGAGAGCCTGCTACGGTTCTCCTATGGCTCTCTTCCTTTGTGCAGCGTGCGACCGTCACCTCCGCGAGGACGCCGTCGCCTGTCCTTTTTGCAGTGCAACCACGCGAGCGGAGGTTCCTCCGGAGACGCGCACGAGCCGCGCGGCGATCGCGCTCGGCGTCGCGTCCGTCCTGCTCGCCGTCGAGTCCGTCGCGTGCTCGGCGGTCTACGGCGCTCCCATCGAGCGGAGCGATCCTCCCGCGCGCCCCAGCACGGATGCCTCGTCCCCCGACGGCGCCTTCGTTCCCCCGGCGCCCACGGGCCCTGCCTGCTACGACCCCGGCGGAATCGAGCCTATCGTGGGCGTGCCCCCGGCGCTCGCGCAGGGAGTCTGTACGCCGAGCGCCCTCGCGGCCCTCGCCGACGCCTGTCTCGACGGGGGGCCGAGCTGCCAAACGGCGATCGCGGCCGATCGTCCGTGCGCGGAGTGCGCGCTCGGGCCCTACGCCGGCCGTTCGGGCCCGTCTGCGCCTCTTGGGGCCATCGTGCCTGCGGGAGGTGACACCGTGGCGGCGGCGACGACCACGTGCGCTGCGCTCGTCATCGGCCGCCCCGACTGCGCCGTGTCCGCCCAGCGCGCCGTCACGTGTATCACCACCGCGTGCGCGTCGTGCTCGGCATCGGATCTCGCGACGTGCGACCCGAGGGCCGAGGCCGCCGCATGCAGCTCGGCCTTCACGGTGGCGCGCTCGTGCCTCGACACCATCGAAGCGCGCCGCGGAGAGTGGCTCGGTCGATGCACGGGTCGCACCACGCGCGACGCGTTCCTCGCCGTCGCCCGAGAGCTCTGCGCTTCGCCGGTGGCCGACGCGGGCGCCGACGCCTCGGCCGACGCCTCGCGGGACTGATTGTCGTAAACGCCCGAATGGATTGTTGATTACGACGAAGGTTCGGCCGCGTCGTCGTTCGAGGCGATCGGGAACGTCAAACGAAAGCGCGCCCCCGGTCGTTCCCCTTCGCGTGCTCCGGTCAGCGCGAGGGTGCCGCCGTTCGCCTCGGCGATCGTGCGGACTACGGCGAGGCCGAGCCCCGAGCCCTTCTCTTTCGTCGTGAAGAAGGGCTCGAAGACCCGCTCTCGAAGCTCGGAGGGCACGCCGGGCCCGTCGTCGGCCACCTCGATGGCGACACGACCGATCTCGCCCCTCACGGCGACCCGCACCTCGCCGCCGGGAGACGCCTCGAACGCGTTCCGTACGAGGTTCGTCAGCACCTGTTCGAGCTGCCCGCGATCGAGGAGGCACACGAGGCCTCCTTGTCCCGTATCGACGTGCAGCTTACCCCCCGCGGCGATCGCGTCGAGCAGCGGTCGCATGCTCGCGACGACACCTGCCACGTCGACGGGCGAGCGACGCACCGAGCCCTGGCGCGCGAACACGAGCAGTTGCCGCAAGAGGCGCTGCTCCTGGGCCATCGCGTCGTCGAGCAGGGCTACGGCGCCTCGCCCGACCTCTCCGAGCGGCTCTCGTGCGAGCACGGCCACCTGCAGCGTAGCGAGCTGCACGATGTTGGCGAGATCGTGGGCGACGCCGGCTGCGAGCCGCCCAAGGGCCGCCATGCGCTCTTGGGCGGCGAGCCGGTGCTCGGCGGCGGCTCTCGCGCGCTCGGCCTCGGTGCGTGCGGCCTGCTCGAACGCCACCGAGAGGAGGTCGGCCATGCTTCCGGCGAAGTCGACGTCGCGTGTCGTCCACGCCCGAGGGCCGCCTCCGCAGTGCTCCTGGCAGAGCATCCCGACGATCTTTCCGGACTGGAACACCGGGGCGTCCAGCATCGAATGGATGCCGTTCGGCTCGAGGTAGGCGTGGCAGAAGGCCTCGGTCGTCGGATCGCGCCGCGCGTCCTCGGTCGCGATGACTCGTCGCGTGCGCCCCGCCTCGGCGTACCGCGGGTAGTCGGCCATACGCAGGGCCACGTCGCAGGGGACATGCCCCTGACCTCGGACGTGCAAGTGAACGCAGCGGAGCACATCGTCGTCGTCGAGCATCCACAAGCTCGATCGTTCGACGTCGAGCGTCTCGCTCGCGATGCGCGTGACCTTCGCCACCGCCTCGTCGAGCTCTGCCTCCGAGGACACCCCCGCCCGCGCGATCGTGAGCCGAGCCTTCTCGAACGCGCTCATCCGCTCGTCGGTCATGCGCCCATGATGCACTTGCGCAACGGGACCGCATCCTCAAAATGACGTATCTCCGGTCGCCGTTCAGTCGGTCGCTCGTAGTGTCATCCGATTGCCGAATGGTCCTGAGGCCTTGGACCTCAGCCGGGCTCGAGGAACCGCGTGAGGACCTTCATCTCGCCCCACCCCGGGAAAAAGGCGAGGACGGCCGGCTCTGCCAGCTCCAAGAGCTCGACGACCTGACCCACTCCGAACTTTTTGTGGCGCACCCGAGCCCCTCGCCGGAGGGCCCCGCCGCGCGGCTCGTCGTAGCGCTCGTGGGCGTCGTCGTGATCGACGTAGCGCTCTCCGGGCGCGCGCGGGGGGCTCTGCGCCGCGGCCCTCGCCGCTTGAGGATGACGGAAACCGCCGCCCATCGTGGCGCGTGGCGTGGCGTCGACGTAGCGCGAGGCCTCCGTCGCCTTCGCGGCCGAGGTCGCACTCGCGAGGACGACGTCTCGTGGGACGTCGCGGAGGAAGCGGCTCGGGGCGCCCGTTCGGGTCGTGCCGAACACCTGGCGCATCTTCGCGTACGTCATGACGAGCGTCTCTTTGGCGCGTGTCACGGCCACGTAGGCGAGCCGCCGCTCCTCGTCGAGCTCCTCGTCCCCGCGGAGGTCCATGCCTTTGTAGGGGAACATGTCCTCTTCCATGCCGGTCAGAGCGACCACGTCGAACTCGAGGCCCTTGGCGCTGTGCACGGTCATGAGCGTCACCTTGCCGGCGGGCTCGGCGCCGTCGAGGTCGGAGTCGAGCGAGACCCGCTCGAGGAAGCCCTCGACCGTCGCCTTCTCGCCCCGCGCCTCGCACTCGGCCGCGTAGTCGTCGAGCGAGCCCTCGAGCTCGGCGAGGTTCTCGAGGCGCGAGTCGGCCTCGGGGCTGTCGTCCGCCTCGAGCGCCGTTCGGTACCCCGTCTTGGCGAGCACGTCACGGAGCACGTCGGCCGGGGATCGCGTCTTGGCGAGCTCGGCGAGAGCGGAGAGCAGCTCGCGCACCTGGCCGAGCCGCTTGCGCGCCGCGGCGCCCAGGTCCGGCGCCTCGTCGAGGTGCCCCATGGCCTCGAAGACCGACGTGCCCCGCTGGGTGGCGAGGTCGGTCACGCGCTCCATCGTGGTCTTCCCGATGCCGCGCGCAGGGACGTTCACGATCCTCAAGAGGTCGACGTCGCTCCTCGGGTTCGTGAGCACGCGGAGGTACGAGAGCGCGTCCTTGATCTCGGCCCGCTCGAAGAACTTCATGCCCCCTACCACTTGGTAAGGGACGTTCGCCGCCCGCATCTGCTCCTCGAGCACACGCGACTGCGCGTGGACCCGGTAAAATACGGCGATTTCCTTCGGGTCGACGCCCGCCCCGATCGCGTCCCGGACGAGCCTCACGACGTACGCGGCCTCGTCCCTCTCGCTCGCCGTCTCGATCACGTGGACCTTGGAGCCCGCGTCGTTCTCGGTGAAGAGCTGCTTCGGCTCGCGCGTCGACGAGGGGGCGATGACGCCGAGGGCGGCCCGCACGATGTTGGCGGTCGAGCGGTAGTTCTGCTCGAGCTTCACCACCTCGGCGTCGGGGTAGTCGTGCCGGAAGCCGCGGATGTTGCGGACGTCGGCGCCGCGCCAACGGTAGATGGACTGATCGTCGTCGCCGACCACGCAGAGGTTTCGGGTCCGCTCGGCGAGGGCGCGGAGGAGGCGGTACTGCGTGCCGTTCGTGTCCTGGAACTCGTCCACGAGCACGTGGGAGAATCGGCGACGGAGCGCGTCGCGTGCCTCGCGGACGGCGGGCTCGGCCCCGTCCTTGGCCTCGAGGATGCGGACCACGCGGAAGATGAGGTCCTCGAAGTCGACGGCGTTCGCCGCGCGGAGGCGTGCTTCGTAGGCCACGTAGGCCTTCTGGGCGGCCTCGTCGAGGTAGGAGTCGATGCTCATCTCGTCCGGGCCGCGCCCCTCTTGTTTCTCCTTGTGGACGCGGGCGAGCATGGCCCTCGGGGGGTAGCGCTTCTCGTCGAGCTCGAGGTCCCGGAGCACGCGTGTCATGACCGAGCGTTGGTCCTGCGCGTCGTAGATGACGAAGCTCGACGTGAGCCCCGCACCTTCGGGGTACCTGCGCAGGATCTTGGCGCACGTCGCGTGGAACGTGCCGACCCAGAGCTCACGCGCGGCCGGGCCCAGCATGCCCTCGAGCCTGTGCCGCATCTCGCCCGCGGCCTTGTTGGTGAACGTGACGGCCAGAATGCGAAACGGCGGCACGTCGTGGCGGGCGACGAGGTTCGCGATTCGGTACGTGATGACGCGTGTTTTTCCGCTCCCCGCGCCCGCGAACACGAGCAGGGGGCCCATCGTGTGGGCCACCGCCTGCGCCTGAGGGGCGTTCAGGCCGTCGGCGAAGGGGTCTTCGGCCGGCCCTTCGGCCTCGAAATCGTCGTCGGAGAACACCCCCGGGGTTCTACCAAAGGGCTGCCGGCCCCGCGGCAAACATTGTCGGCGTCCGACCCGCCCAAGGCCCGCGCGACCCGGTGCCCACCCTCGACGCCCGGAGCCTCGCCTCGCCCTCTGTTTTTACCCCTTCCCTCGGGCGGACCGTCTTATAGTTGTCGTACTTTCCGCCATGACCGACACGAACACCGAAACCAAAGCCGAAGCCTCCGAGAACCAAGAGCCCGTGAAGGCGGAGGTCGTCCAAGAGGCCGCGCCCGAGGCCAGCGGCGACCCTGCTCCTGCGGTCGATCCGCTGGAGGTCGCGAAGGCCGAGGCCGCGAAGCTCAAAGAGCAGCTCATGCGCACCGCGGCCGACTTCGACAACTTCCGCAAGCGCTCGAGGCGCGAGGTGGAAGACGCTCGAAAGGCCGGAAAAGAAGACCTTCTGAAGGAATTCTTGCCCGTGTTCGACAACCTCGATCGCGGGATGCAGAGCGCCCAAAAAGCGACCGACGTCGCCGCCGTGGCCGAAGGGCTCTCGATGGTGCTCCGGCAGTTCGTCGACACGCTCGGTCGCCAAGGCATCACCAAGGTGCCCACGGTCGGCAACCCCTTCGACCCGTCCGTCCACGAGGCCATCCAGCAGGTCGAGAGCGACGAGCCGCCGGGCGACGTCATCGCCGAGGTCCAGTCGGGCTACGTCCAAGGCGGGCGCCTCGTCCGCGCCGCCCTCGTGGTGGTCGCCAAGCCGCGGTCGTCGTAGTCGCCGAGAGGCACTTCCGCTTTTTCAAGGGCTCGAAAATATGAGCAAAATCATCGGCATCGACTTGGGGACGACGAACTCGTGCGTGGCGGTCGTGGAGACGAGCCCCGCCGGCAAGGTGGACGTGAAGGTCATCCCGAACGCCGAAGGGGCACGGACGACGCCGTCGATCGTCGCGTTCACGGCGAGCGGGGAGCGCCTCGTCGGTCAGCCGGCCAAGCGCCAAGCCGTGACGAACGCGACGAACACGGTCTACGCCGCGAAGCGCCTCATCGGTCGCAAGAAGAAGTCGGACGAGGTCGTGCGCCACGCCGAGCGCTCGCCCTTCAAGATCATCGAGTCCCCGAACGGCGACGCGTGGATCGAGGTCGGCGGCAAGCAGATGGCTCCGCCCGAGGTGAGCGCGATGGTGCTCACGCGCATGAAGGAGATCGCCGAGACCTACCTCGGCGAGACGGTCACGGACGCGGTGATCACCGTCCCCGCGTACTTCGACGACGCCCAACGCCAAGCCACGAAAGACGCCGGCACGATCGCGGGCCTCAACGTGCGGCGAATCATCAACGAGCCCACGGCCGCCGCCATCGCCTACGGTCTCGAGAAGAAGCAGGCCGAGCGCATCGCGGTCTACGACTTGGGCGGAGGGACGTTCGATATCTCGATCCTCGAGATCTCGGACGGCGTCTTCAGCGTGAAGGCTACGAACGGCGACACGTACCTCGGCGGCGAAGACTTCGACCTCCGCATCGTCGACTCGATCGCCGAGTCGTTCTTGACGGAGAACAAGGTCGATCTCCGCAAGGACAAGATGGCCCTCCAGCGCCTGAAAGAGG
The sequence above is a segment of the Myxococcales bacterium genome. Coding sequences within it:
- a CDS encoding GAF domain-containing sensor histidine kinase; amino-acid sequence: MTDERMSAFEKARLTIARAGVSSEAELDEAVAKVTRIASETLDVERSSLWMLDDDDVLRCVHLHVRGQGHVPCDVALRMADYPRYAEAGRTRRVIATEDARRDPTTEAFCHAYLEPNGIHSMLDAPVFQSGKIVGMLCQEHCGGGPRAWTTRDVDFAGSMADLLSVAFEQAARTEAERARAAAEHRLAAQERMAALGRLAAGVAHDLANIVQLATLQVAVLAREPLGEVGRGAVALLDDAMAQEQRLLRQLLVFARQGSVRRSPVDVAGVVASMRPLLDAIAAGGKLHVDTGQGGLVCLLDRGQLEQVLTNLVRNAFEASPGGEVRVAVRGEIGRVAIEVADDGPGVPSELRERVFEPFFTTKEKGSGLGLAVVRTIAEANGGTLALTGAREGERPGARFRLTFPIASNDDAAEPSS
- a CDS encoding UvrD-helicase domain-containing protein, with the translated sequence MFSDDDFEAEGPAEDPFADGLNAPQAQAVAHTMGPLLVFAGAGSGKTRVITYRIANLVARHDVPPFRILAVTFTNKAAGEMRHRLEGMLGPAARELWVGTFHATCAKILRRYPEGAGLTSSFVIYDAQDQRSVMTRVLRDLELDEKRYPPRAMLARVHKEKQEGRGPDEMSIDSYLDEAAQKAYVAYEARLRAANAVDFEDLIFRVVRILEAKDGAEPAVREARDALRRRFSHVLVDEFQDTNGTQYRLLRALAERTRNLCVVGDDDQSIYRWRGADVRNIRGFRHDYPDAEVVKLEQNYRSTANIVRAALGVIAPSSTREPKQLFTENDAGSKVHVIETASERDEAAYVVRLVRDAIGAGVDPKEIAVFYRVHAQSRVLEEQMRAANVPYQVVGGMKFFERAEIKDALSYLRVLTNPRSDVDLLRIVNVPARGIGKTTMERVTDLATQRGTSVFEAMGHLDEAPDLGAAARKRLGQVRELLSALAELAKTRSPADVLRDVLAKTGYRTALEADDSPEADSRLENLAELEGSLDDYAAECEARGEKATVEGFLERVSLDSDLDGAEPAGKVTLMTVHSAKGLEFDVVALTGMEEDMFPYKGMDLRGDEELDEERRLAYVAVTRAKETLVMTYAKMRQVFGTTRTGAPSRFLRDVPRDVVLASATSAAKATEASRYVDATPRATMGGGFRHPQAARAAAQSPPRAPGERYVDHDDAHERYDEPRGGALRRGARVRHKKFGVGQVVELLELAEPAVLAFFPGWGEMKVLTRFLEPG
- a CDS encoding nucleotide exchange factor GrpE, which encodes MTDTNTETKAEASENQEPVKAEVVQEAAPEASGDPAPAVDPLEVAKAEAAKLKEQLMRTAADFDNFRKRSRREVEDARKAGKEDLLKEFLPVFDNLDRGMQSAQKATDVAAVAEGLSMVLRQFVDTLGRQGITKVPTVGNPFDPSVHEAIQQVESDEPPGDVIAEVQSGYVQGGRLVRAALVVVAKPRSS